The window TGGCGAGAACTGCGGTATCCTGCTGCGCGGCACCAAGCGTGACGACGTGGAGCGTGGTCAGGTGCTGGCCAAGCCGGGCACCATCAAGCCGCACACCAAGTTTGAAGCTGAAGTGTACGTGCTGAGCAAGGAAGAGGGCGGTCGTCACACTCCGTTCTTCAAGGGCTACCGTCCGCAGTTCTACTTCCGTACCACTGACGTGACCGGTAACTGCGAGCTGCCGGAAGGCGTTGAGATGGTGATGCCGGGTGACAACGTTAAGATGGTGGTTACCCTGATCAAGCCGATCGCCATGGAAGACGGTCTGCGTTTCGCGATTCGCGAAGGTGGTCGTACCGTTGGTGCTGGCGTGGTTGCCAAGGTCGTCGAGTAACGGGTTGATCTCATCTGTTCGGGCCGGCATAATGGTCGGCCTGATTTTGTTTTAGGTCAGTAGCTCAATTGGCAGAGCGACGGTCTCCAAAACCGTAGGTTGGGGGTTCGATTCCCTCCTGACCTGCCAGATTCTCCGATAGTGGATCTGGCACGTCTTTCACAGGATCCTCGTAAATGAATGCTAAGGCTGAAGCCAAAGATTCACGCTTCGATCTTCTGAAGTGGCTTGCTGTTGCTGCTTTGGTTGTTGTGGGTGTGGTCGGTAATCAGTACTTCTCGGGCGAGCCGATTCTGTACCGAGTTCTCGGCTTGATTGTGCTGGCGGCAGTTGCGGCTTTTGTCGCGCTGAAAACTGGCAAAGGCCAGTTGTTCTTCGGTTTGGTGAAGGAAGCCCGCGTCGAGATTCGCAAAGTCGTTTGGCCGACTCGCCAAGAAACGATGCAGACCACGCTAATCGTCGTTGCTGTCGTTCTCGTTATGGCGCTGCTGTTGTGGGGGCTCGACTCCCTGCTCGGTTGGCTTGTTTCTTTGATTGTTGGTTAAAGGTGTCCCGTGGCTAAGCGTTGGTACGTTGTGCATGCTTACTCGGGTTACGAGAAGCATGTAATGCGCTCTTTGACTGAGCGTGTGAAGCTGGCCGGCATGGAGGACGGGTTCGGTGAGATTCTGGTCCCCACTGAAGAAGTAGTGGAGATGCGCAACGGCCAGAAGCGCAAAAGCGAGCGCAAATTCTTTCCGGGCTATGTTCTGGTGCAGATGGAGATGAATGAGGGGACTTGGCACTTGGTCAAGGATACTCCTCGTGTCATGGGTTTCATTGGTGGTACTGCCGACAAGCCGGCGCCGATCACCGATAAAGAAGCCGAAGCCATTCTCCGTCGCGTTGCCGATGGTAGCGATAAGCCGA is drawn from Pseudomonas cavernae and contains these coding sequences:
- the secE gene encoding preprotein translocase subunit SecE; translated protein: MNAKAEAKDSRFDLLKWLAVAALVVVGVVGNQYFSGEPILYRVLGLIVLAAVAAFVALKTGKGQLFFGLVKEARVEIRKVVWPTRQETMQTTLIVVAVVLVMALLLWGLDSLLGWLVSLIVG
- the nusG gene encoding transcription termination/antitermination protein NusG; protein product: MAKRWYVVHAYSGYEKHVMRSLTERVKLAGMEDGFGEILVPTEEVVEMRNGQKRKSERKFFPGYVLVQMEMNEGTWHLVKDTPRVMGFIGGTADKPAPITDKEAEAILRRVADGSDKPKPKTLFEPGEMVRVVDGPFADFSGVVEEVNYEKSRIQVAVTIFGRSTPVELEFSQVEKA